A genomic region of Gemmata massiliana contains the following coding sequences:
- a CDS encoding APC family permease codes for MQHTQPQSLPRVIGPWIATAIIVGTVIGSGVFVKGRKVADNVPEFGLAMGVWVLGGLLALLGALALAEIAVLFPKAGGNYVFLREGYGRMAGFLWGWVEFWIIRAASAAALATMFTESFHDVLRQTLYPGQTVEVLSFWLRQLLTASVIMGLAVVNARGTLLGGRVQFAITVLKVTSLLFIIVLPFAVYAMVAEPTHPPKVSHLSPTWPSDPFGINWSGFGVALVGVLWAYNGWMNIAPVAGEVKEPHRNIPIALVAGVFILIALYCGANFAYHLVLPRDEIIAKNAAGELSKTPLATEFCAVLLGPFGVLLASAIVMTSVLGALNGNLLVGPRLLYAMGEDRLAPAKLAAIHPRYKTPALATIVVASWSALLVLCVGALTQYRVPVLPLGFAELDLNVPPGKSPFDIMTDFVIFGSVTFETLAVATIFTFRRRIPVTAENRPYRCWGYPLVPALYVAIMGLVLLNFFVNPESRTEAMVGMGFIASGAVVYGLFFRGPKQ; via the coding sequence ATGCAGCACACACAACCGCAGTCTCTGCCGCGCGTGATCGGCCCGTGGATCGCGACCGCGATCATCGTCGGCACGGTCATCGGGTCCGGCGTGTTCGTGAAGGGCCGTAAGGTCGCGGACAACGTCCCCGAGTTCGGGCTCGCAATGGGGGTCTGGGTACTCGGTGGGCTGCTCGCCTTACTCGGTGCGCTTGCACTCGCGGAGATCGCGGTCCTGTTCCCGAAGGCCGGTGGGAACTACGTGTTCTTGCGCGAGGGTTACGGCCGAATGGCCGGGTTCCTGTGGGGGTGGGTCGAGTTCTGGATCATCCGCGCGGCATCGGCTGCGGCGCTCGCCACCATGTTCACCGAGTCGTTTCACGACGTGCTGCGCCAGACACTTTACCCGGGGCAGACGGTCGAAGTACTGTCATTCTGGCTGCGTCAGCTTCTGACCGCGTCCGTCATCATGGGACTCGCGGTCGTGAACGCACGCGGGACGCTGCTCGGCGGGCGCGTTCAGTTCGCGATTACCGTGCTCAAAGTAACTTCGCTGCTGTTCATCATCGTATTGCCGTTCGCGGTGTACGCGATGGTCGCTGAACCGACGCACCCGCCCAAAGTTTCGCACCTTAGCCCCACATGGCCGTCGGACCCGTTCGGTATCAACTGGAGCGGGTTCGGGGTCGCGCTGGTCGGCGTGCTGTGGGCGTACAACGGGTGGATGAATATCGCCCCGGTCGCGGGTGAGGTGAAGGAACCGCACCGGAACATCCCGATCGCGCTCGTGGCCGGGGTATTCATCCTGATCGCGCTCTACTGTGGGGCGAATTTCGCGTACCACCTCGTGTTGCCGCGCGACGAGATCATCGCGAAGAACGCGGCCGGCGAACTCTCGAAAACACCGCTCGCCACCGAATTTTGTGCGGTCCTGCTCGGACCGTTCGGGGTGCTGCTCGCGTCCGCGATCGTGATGACGTCTGTGCTCGGGGCGCTCAACGGGAACCTGCTCGTTGGTCCGCGTCTGCTCTACGCGATGGGCGAAGACCGGCTCGCGCCCGCGAAACTCGCCGCGATCCATCCGCGGTACAAGACGCCCGCGCTTGCGACGATTGTTGTGGCGAGTTGGTCCGCACTACTTGTGCTCTGTGTGGGAGCACTGACGCAGTACCGCGTTCCTGTGTTGCCGCTCGGATTTGCCGAACTGGACCTCAACGTCCCGCCCGGGAAATCGCCGTTCGACATCATGACGGACTTCGTGATCTTCGGCTCCGTCACGTTCGAGACGCTGGCCGTCGCAACGATCTTCACGTTCCGCCGACGCATCCCGGTTACGGCCGAAAATCGACCGTATCGCTGTTGGGGTTACCCGCTTGTTCCGGCGCTGTACGTCGCGATCATGGGGCTGGTGCTCCTCAACTTCTTTGTGAATCCGGAATCACGAACGGAAGCGATGGTCGGTATGGGCTTTATCGCGAGTGGGGCCGTGGTGTACGGTTTGTTCTTTCGGGGTCCGAAACAGTGA
- a CDS encoding phosphate/phosphite/phosphonate ABC transporter substrate-binding protein produces the protein MGRAYGSLLGFLLPVAVAVVSAAPVARAAEPQPLKIGLPESMFSGLPQAIVQRASRPFQTMFEKQSGLKGEIAVGRDYADLSDQLRGGKIDVAVLHGFEYAWVKQHADLVPLVVTVPGNKIQAVLVVNANSKIKAAADLKGDSVAIPVGTKAHCRLYLERLKLTLPDGACGVAALKGKSVEDALDAVSDDLCPAALVDAAALVTYQKLKPGAGALLKVLAQSEAFPSGVVLYRKDAFDAATAKKIRDGLIKGVDTAEGQLLTSLWRLKGFEEATPQYQAELEKCLKAYPAPKQK, from the coding sequence GTGGGGCGCGCTTACGGGTCGTTACTCGGGTTTCTGCTACCGGTCGCGGTGGCAGTGGTTTCCGCAGCGCCGGTCGCGCGAGCGGCCGAACCGCAACCGCTGAAGATCGGCTTGCCGGAGAGCATGTTTAGCGGGCTGCCGCAAGCCATCGTTCAACGGGCCTCCCGGCCGTTCCAGACGATGTTCGAGAAGCAATCCGGGCTGAAGGGCGAGATCGCCGTCGGCCGCGATTACGCGGACCTCTCTGACCAACTGCGGGGCGGCAAGATCGACGTCGCCGTGTTGCACGGGTTCGAGTACGCCTGGGTGAAGCAGCACGCGGACCTCGTGCCGCTCGTGGTCACCGTCCCGGGAAACAAGATCCAGGCGGTGCTCGTGGTGAACGCGAACTCGAAGATCAAAGCGGCCGCCGACCTCAAGGGCGATTCGGTCGCGATCCCCGTCGGCACGAAGGCACACTGCCGACTCTACCTCGAGCGCCTCAAGCTGACGCTGCCGGACGGCGCGTGCGGTGTGGCGGCGCTCAAGGGCAAGTCGGTCGAGGACGCGCTCGACGCGGTCTCCGACGACCTGTGCCCGGCCGCGCTGGTGGACGCGGCGGCCCTCGTCACGTATCAGAAGCTGAAGCCGGGTGCGGGGGCGCTGTTGAAGGTGCTCGCACAATCCGAGGCGTTCCCGTCGGGCGTCGTGCTGTACCGGAAGGATGCGTTCGACGCCGCGACCGCCAAGAAGATCCGCGACGGGTTGATTAAGGGTGTGGACACGGCCGAGGGGCAGTTGCTCACGAGCCTCTGGCGGCTCAAGGGGTTCGAGGAAGCGACCCCGCAGTACCAGGCGGAACTGGAGAAGTGCCTGAAGGCGTACCCCGCGCCGAAGCAGAAGTAG
- a CDS encoding thiamine phosphate synthase, which produces MHHTSPGVERAVAGARVWADRLGSEPVRLAHFVLALLEEDEGRPAVLLEHIGLSVPQIRERLERTESPVAPDTSVLFNAARAWSITFRHDPEFLTDAFLISVLNAHPAFRAEVTTAGFGPERLERILTKTAPEVQEPDVQLAVFEVPSSTAEMDAGRVLDASFNRAREAARVLEDYCRFVLDDRFLTQQVKELRHGLASASQKLPQRTLLAARETLRDVGTTATAGSEYERASPAHVAFVNLKRLQESLRSLEEFGKVFGPELGRDLEALRYRTYTLERAISLGAVSRERLAAANLYVLLTRSQCVSALDWTIREAARGGANVFQLREKTLSDRELIECARNVRQWTRETGTLFIINDRPDIAKLCEADGVHLGQDDLCVKDARRIVGPDALIGVSTHSIEQLRQAVLDGADYIGIGPTFPSRTKTFDHFPGLEFVRAASAESSLPAFALGGISSTNIAEVVAVGAKRIAVSSAISTADEPEQAARLLKAALPD; this is translated from the coding sequence ATGCACCATACCAGTCCGGGCGTGGAACGAGCAGTCGCGGGAGCACGTGTATGGGCCGATCGGCTCGGTTCGGAACCGGTGCGCCTCGCGCACTTTGTGTTGGCGCTACTTGAGGAGGACGAGGGGCGCCCGGCGGTGCTGCTCGAACACATCGGGCTGTCCGTCCCGCAGATCCGCGAGCGGCTCGAACGGACCGAAAGTCCTGTTGCACCTGATACTTCCGTACTGTTCAACGCTGCCCGCGCGTGGTCGATCACGTTTCGACATGATCCCGAGTTTCTGACCGATGCGTTTTTGATCTCTGTATTGAACGCCCACCCGGCCTTCCGTGCGGAAGTCACGACCGCTGGCTTCGGCCCGGAACGACTTGAACGAATCCTGACCAAAACCGCGCCCGAAGTCCAGGAACCGGACGTACAACTGGCCGTCTTCGAGGTGCCCAGTTCAACGGCTGAAATGGACGCGGGGCGCGTGCTGGACGCGAGCTTCAACCGCGCACGCGAAGCGGCCCGCGTGCTGGAGGACTACTGCCGGTTCGTGCTCGATGACCGGTTCCTCACACAACAGGTGAAGGAACTGCGTCACGGCCTCGCATCCGCGTCGCAAAAATTGCCGCAACGAACACTGCTCGCCGCCCGCGAAACGCTGCGCGACGTGGGCACCACCGCAACCGCGGGGAGCGAGTACGAGCGTGCGTCGCCAGCACACGTCGCATTCGTGAACCTGAAGCGTCTCCAGGAATCACTCCGGAGTCTCGAAGAGTTCGGAAAAGTGTTCGGCCCCGAACTCGGGCGCGATCTCGAAGCGCTCCGCTACCGCACCTACACGCTCGAACGAGCGATTTCGCTCGGCGCTGTGAGTCGGGAGCGCCTCGCTGCTGCGAACCTGTACGTGCTCCTCACGCGATCACAGTGCGTCTCGGCCCTCGACTGGACGATCCGCGAGGCCGCACGCGGCGGGGCGAACGTGTTCCAGCTCCGTGAAAAAACGCTGTCGGACCGCGAATTGATCGAGTGCGCCCGGAACGTTCGCCAGTGGACGCGCGAAACCGGCACGCTCTTCATCATCAATGACCGCCCCGACATCGCGAAACTGTGCGAGGCGGACGGCGTTCACTTGGGGCAAGACGATCTGTGCGTGAAGGACGCGCGCCGGATCGTTGGTCCGGATGCGCTCATCGGCGTGAGCACGCATTCGATCGAACAACTCCGGCAAGCGGTTCTGGACGGCGCGGACTACATCGGCATCGGGCCGACGTTCCCGTCGCGCACCAAAACGTTCGATCACTTCCCGGGTTTAGAATTTGTTCGCGCGGCGAGCGCGGAGTCTTCGCTACCCGCGTTTGCACTAGGTGGGATCAGTTCCACGAACATCGCCGAGGTGGTCGCGGTGGGGGCGAAACGAATCGCGGTCAGTTCAGCGATCTCGACCGCGGACGAACCGGAACAAGCGGCCCGACTGTTGAAGGCCGCACTTCCGGACTAA
- the purU gene encoding formyltetrahydrofolate deformylase, whose product MKNTAVLLITCPDRKGIVAAVAEFLYKFDANILHADQHQDAQGKLFLMRVEWDLAGFALDLAEFSRRFSPLADRFEMRWRLEDSRQPLRVALFVSKYDHCLMDLLYRHKTGELPCDIPLIVANHPDAKKWSDFYGVPFHLIPVPAGAKDEAEKQQLDLLAAEKIDLVVMARYMQVLSKNFVSKYPHRVINVHHSFLPAFVGAKPYHRAFERGVKLIGATSHYATEDLDEGPIIEQDVVRISHRDGLEDLLEKGRDLEKMVLSRAVRWHIDHRILIYDRKTVIFD is encoded by the coding sequence ATGAAGAACACTGCCGTTCTGCTGATAACCTGCCCCGACCGCAAGGGGATCGTCGCCGCGGTCGCCGAGTTCCTCTACAAGTTCGACGCGAACATCCTCCACGCGGACCAGCACCAGGACGCGCAGGGGAAACTGTTCCTGATGCGCGTCGAGTGGGATCTCGCGGGGTTCGCGCTCGACCTCGCGGAGTTCTCCCGGCGCTTCTCCCCGCTCGCTGATCGCTTCGAGATGCGCTGGCGCCTGGAAGACTCGCGCCAGCCGTTGCGGGTCGCGCTGTTCGTCTCGAAGTACGACCACTGCTTGATGGATCTGCTCTACCGCCACAAGACGGGCGAACTGCCCTGCGACATTCCGCTCATCGTCGCGAACCACCCGGACGCGAAGAAGTGGAGCGACTTTTACGGCGTGCCATTTCACCTGATCCCGGTCCCGGCCGGCGCGAAAGACGAAGCCGAAAAGCAACAACTGGACCTGCTCGCCGCCGAGAAGATCGACCTCGTGGTGATGGCGCGGTACATGCAGGTGCTGTCGAAAAACTTCGTCTCGAAGTACCCGCACCGGGTGATTAACGTTCACCACTCGTTCCTGCCCGCGTTCGTGGGCGCGAAACCGTACCACCGCGCGTTCGAGCGTGGGGTCAAGCTGATCGGTGCGACGAGCCACTACGCGACAGAAGACCTGGACGAGGGGCCGATCATCGAACAGGACGTGGTGCGCATCTCGCACCGCGACGGGCTGGAAGACCTGCTGGAGAAGGGGCGCGACTTGGAGAAGATGGTCCTGTCGCGTGCGGTGCGGTGGCACATCGATCACCGCATCCTGATTTACGACCGCAAAACGGTCATTTTCGACTGA
- a CDS encoding TolC family protein, whose protein sequence is MQLPARTPKLAVRLLAGIAPLSIVVGATLNAQPKQNPLPAPAPLPVQPEPAKNGADKFVETGPELTLGECIAIALERQPSLKAVKDSAAATEAGYRALTNFGTASTLISPDVEIRKQQAKRGLMATSAEYQKLHNEVVQDVTRLYYTSVYAKQQLQLADRVVFRLNNLVDIAEVFLKETPAKDLGDFNLGKLQVMKSGLLDAKKFQTSARVGRQKALAGLREVMAVDARTFPFRVKDQELPIMSQHEPLEGARVVELALERRPELVLAAAGVDAFRLEVYAQGRIPFKRVVPTLASGADIKSKEIPQANRGTDYRPGGIIPEMPPQLVGSKFDRVCRAMAFAQRAESVYDKARNLIVLEAESAYSDFEEASERLGYSIQQFKLSKEIQENARASAEIIKAKDQLVQAEVIAARAQSDYVEAVYKYLLALAALERVTAGGIFPTFPDR, encoded by the coding sequence ATGCAACTGCCAGCACGAACTCCCAAACTTGCCGTCCGGCTGCTGGCCGGTATCGCTCCACTCTCGATCGTGGTCGGGGCGACACTGAACGCCCAACCCAAACAGAACCCGCTGCCGGCGCCCGCTCCGCTCCCGGTCCAACCGGAACCGGCGAAGAACGGGGCCGACAAGTTCGTCGAAACCGGACCGGAACTGACGCTCGGCGAGTGCATCGCGATCGCGCTGGAACGCCAGCCTTCGCTGAAAGCCGTGAAGGACAGCGCCGCGGCGACCGAAGCGGGGTATCGGGCGCTCACGAACTTCGGCACCGCGAGTACCCTCATCAGCCCGGACGTCGAGATCCGGAAGCAGCAAGCGAAGCGCGGGTTGATGGCCACCTCTGCGGAGTACCAGAAGCTCCACAACGAGGTCGTGCAGGACGTCACCCGCCTCTACTACACCTCGGTCTACGCGAAGCAACAGTTGCAACTCGCGGACCGTGTGGTGTTTCGGCTCAATAACTTGGTCGACATCGCGGAAGTGTTCCTCAAGGAAACCCCTGCGAAAGACCTCGGGGATTTCAACCTCGGTAAGCTCCAGGTGATGAAGAGCGGGTTGCTCGACGCGAAGAAATTTCAGACCTCGGCGCGGGTCGGACGGCAGAAGGCGCTCGCGGGGTTGCGCGAGGTGATGGCCGTGGACGCTCGCACGTTCCCGTTCCGCGTGAAGGATCAGGAACTGCCGATCATGAGCCAGCACGAGCCGCTGGAAGGGGCGCGCGTCGTGGAACTCGCGCTGGAACGGCGCCCGGAACTCGTGCTGGCCGCGGCTGGGGTAGACGCATTCCGGCTCGAAGTGTACGCACAGGGCCGGATTCCCTTCAAGCGCGTGGTCCCGACGCTTGCCTCGGGCGCGGACATCAAATCGAAGGAAATTCCGCAAGCGAACCGCGGTACGGACTACCGGCCGGGGGGGATCATCCCCGAAATGCCGCCACAACTGGTCGGCAGCAAGTTCGATCGCGTGTGTCGGGCGATGGCCTTCGCCCAGCGTGCGGAATCGGTTTACGACAAGGCGCGCAACCTCATCGTTCTCGAAGCCGAGAGCGCGTACTCCGACTTTGAAGAGGCGTCCGAGCGGCTCGGGTATTCGATCCAGCAGTTCAAGCTTAGCAAAGAGATCCAGGAGAACGCGCGGGCGTCAGCAGAAATCATCAAGGCCAAGGATCAGCTCGTTCAGGCCGAGGTGATCGCGGCGCGGGCACAGTCGGATTACGTCGAGGCGGTGTACAAATACCTGCTCGCACTTGCCGCGCTGGAGCGGGTCACCGCGGGCGGGATCTTCCCGACGTTCCCGGATCGTTAA
- a CDS encoding DEAD/DEAH box helicase — MSASDTRSDLATKYIDQLPYPPYPVQEEALLAWFTAEQGVMVCAPTGTGKTLIAHAALFEALHTNTVAYYTTPLIALTEQKFAEVQAAAVRWGFKAEDVGLVTGNRRVNPNARVLIVVAEILLNRLLHAEGFDFQHTSAVVMDEFHSFADPERGIVWELSLNMLPKHIRLLLLSATVGNAVEFTNWLDRCHGRQLELVEGRERKIPLTYRWVPDQFLNELLVDIAKGDDATRKTPALVFAFNRDECWNVAEQLKGLDLMNAAQKTALNKECDKLDWPNGVGPKLKQMLRRGVGVHHAGLLPKYRRVVEELFEKKLLSVALCTETLAAGINLPARSVVLTSLVKGPFGKEKLIDPSTAHQIFGRAGRPQYDTEGYVFAYPEEDDVRILRWKQQYDQIPENTKNPGLLKAKKALLKKKPTRNSQKKYWTEADFERLKSAPAGRLYSKGPLPWRLLAYLLKVSPDVEKIRSVVRKRLLDQPRIEAGMKQLTRMLTTLHENGFVKLDPEPPSKEEPTPSPPSPEGKEKKEQPNPLTPFPKKEGGTKPSVVLSPSPFGGGVGEGLFHPPFPSGRGDGGVGSSPPPPPYTPLTATPTPELDKLLVFRACHPLYGAFLIDLLGVANREERLQLLESVLELPRPLLKFVRVPFDLSPGPLQTEKLDPELIAKGLIVAKAPKAEGEEEEEEEWVPWDERPPVLADKARMLFDSKYPEVGDFMTQGVWAAAEVLNYGNFNTYVTTKDLTKQEGLIFRHMLRLILLTQEFEQLTPPGLTPEDWKKELAEIADKLTEICRTVDPTSTEEAIKRAHGADVVEGEEHAKVVTAKAPEPAPPTGMTVEEEEDFSAGLAD; from the coding sequence ATGAGCGCGTCCGACACTCGGTCCGATCTCGCGACAAAGTACATCGACCAGCTCCCCTATCCGCCGTACCCGGTGCAGGAGGAGGCGCTGCTCGCGTGGTTCACGGCGGAGCAGGGGGTAATGGTCTGCGCGCCGACCGGGACCGGTAAAACGCTCATCGCGCACGCGGCGCTGTTCGAGGCACTTCACACGAACACGGTCGCGTACTACACCACGCCGCTCATCGCGCTCACCGAGCAGAAGTTCGCCGAGGTTCAGGCTGCCGCGGTACGCTGGGGCTTCAAGGCCGAGGACGTGGGGCTGGTGACGGGGAACCGCCGCGTGAACCCGAACGCGCGCGTGCTTATCGTCGTGGCCGAAATTCTGCTTAATCGATTGCTGCACGCGGAGGGGTTCGATTTCCAGCACACGTCCGCAGTGGTGATGGACGAGTTCCACAGTTTCGCGGACCCCGAACGTGGGATCGTGTGGGAACTGTCGCTCAACATGCTCCCGAAGCACATTCGGCTGCTGTTGCTCTCTGCCACCGTCGGCAACGCGGTCGAATTCACGAACTGGCTCGACCGGTGCCACGGGCGGCAACTCGAACTCGTCGAGGGCCGCGAGCGGAAGATCCCGCTGACGTACCGGTGGGTGCCGGACCAGTTCCTCAACGAACTGCTCGTGGACATCGCGAAGGGCGACGACGCCACGCGCAAAACACCCGCTCTGGTGTTCGCGTTCAATCGCGACGAGTGCTGGAACGTGGCCGAGCAGTTGAAGGGGTTGGACCTGATGAACGCGGCGCAGAAGACCGCGCTCAACAAGGAGTGCGATAAGCTCGACTGGCCCAACGGCGTCGGGCCGAAGCTCAAGCAAATGCTCCGGCGCGGGGTCGGCGTTCACCACGCTGGGCTGCTGCCCAAGTACCGGCGCGTGGTGGAGGAACTCTTCGAGAAGAAGCTGCTCAGCGTTGCGCTGTGTACTGAAACGCTCGCGGCCGGCATTAATTTGCCCGCGCGCTCGGTGGTGCTCACGTCACTCGTGAAGGGACCATTCGGCAAAGAGAAGCTCATCGACCCGAGTACCGCGCACCAGATCTTCGGCCGCGCCGGGAGGCCGCAGTACGACACAGAGGGGTACGTCTTCGCCTACCCGGAAGAGGACGATGTGCGCATCCTCCGCTGGAAGCAGCAGTACGACCAGATCCCCGAGAACACGAAGAACCCGGGCCTGCTCAAAGCGAAGAAGGCGCTGCTCAAAAAGAAGCCGACGCGGAACTCGCAAAAGAAATACTGGACCGAGGCGGACTTCGAGCGCCTGAAGAGTGCCCCGGCGGGCCGGCTCTACAGCAAGGGGCCGCTCCCGTGGCGGTTGCTCGCGTACCTGCTGAAAGTGTCCCCGGACGTCGAAAAGATCCGCAGTGTCGTTCGCAAGCGGTTGCTCGATCAACCGCGCATCGAAGCGGGAATGAAGCAGCTCACGCGGATGTTGACCACGCTCCACGAGAACGGGTTCGTGAAACTCGACCCGGAACCGCCGTCAAAAGAGGAGCCAACCCCTTCGCCTCCCTCCCCTGAAGGGAAGGAGAAGAAAGAGCAACCTAACCCCCTAACCCCCTTCCCTAAGAAGGAAGGGGGAACAAAACCCTCGGTGGTTTTAAGCCCCTCTCCCTTTGGGGGAGGGGTTGGGGAGGGGTTGTTTCACCCCCCCTTCCCTTCAGGGAGGGGGGACGGGGGGGTAGGTTCTTCGCCGCCTCCACCGCCGTACACGCCGTTAACAGCAACGCCCACGCCCGAACTCGACAAATTGCTCGTGTTCCGCGCGTGTCACCCGCTGTACGGGGCGTTCCTGATTGATCTGCTCGGAGTTGCGAATCGCGAAGAGCGCCTGCAACTGCTCGAAAGCGTTCTCGAACTTCCGCGCCCGTTGTTGAAGTTTGTCCGCGTGCCGTTCGATCTGTCGCCCGGTCCGCTGCAAACAGAGAAACTCGATCCGGAACTAATCGCGAAGGGGTTAATCGTCGCGAAGGCGCCCAAAGCCGAGGGTGAGGAGGAAGAGGAAGAAGAGTGGGTGCCGTGGGACGAGCGCCCGCCGGTACTGGCGGACAAGGCGCGGATGCTGTTCGACTCGAAGTACCCCGAAGTGGGCGACTTCATGACGCAGGGCGTGTGGGCCGCCGCCGAGGTATTGAACTACGGCAACTTCAACACCTACGTCACGACTAAAGACCTGACCAAACAAGAGGGGCTGATCTTCCGACACATGCTGCGACTCATCCTGTTAACGCAAGAGTTCGAGCAACTCACCCCACCGGGACTCACCCCGGAGGACTGGAAGAAGGAACTGGCCGAGATCGCCGACAAGCTCACGGAGATTTGTCGCACGGTGGACCCGACCAGCACGGAAGAGGCCATCAAGCGCGCCCACGGCGCCGATGTGGTGGAGGGTGAGGAGCACGCGAAGGTCGTGACCGCGAAGGCCCCCGAACCGGCTCCGCCGACCGGTATGACCGTGGAGGAGGAAGAGGACTTCAGTGCGGGCCTCGCGGATTAA
- a CDS encoding phytanoyl-CoA dioxygenase family protein, which produces MTWREQLERDGFTFLRSVFAPETVAVALAEWGAITRQHATDDAVLTGESGPAYGARNLLDLWPGVVDLLRVEPLLGALLDVLGADAGVVRVLYFDKPPGHSWALPWHKDYSIAVRANGPTTLFTKPTTKAGVPHVIAPQIVLDRMVTVRIHLDDMTPENGPLRVIPGSHRFYSQTNDEPRDSVTLECRAGDVLLMRPLVTHASGHSKVDAGLHRRVVHLECAADAVLPDGYEWKWYSRLCPSKPE; this is translated from the coding sequence GTGACGTGGCGCGAGCAACTCGAACGCGACGGCTTCACGTTTCTTCGCAGTGTATTTGCTCCCGAAACTGTCGCTGTGGCGCTCGCGGAATGGGGAGCCATCACCCGCCAGCACGCGACCGATGATGCCGTTCTGACGGGCGAATCCGGGCCGGCTTACGGCGCCCGCAACCTGCTCGATTTGTGGCCGGGTGTAGTGGACCTGCTTCGCGTCGAACCGCTTCTCGGTGCGTTACTCGATGTGCTCGGTGCGGATGCGGGCGTGGTGCGGGTGCTGTACTTCGACAAGCCGCCCGGTCACTCGTGGGCGCTACCGTGGCACAAGGACTACAGCATCGCGGTACGCGCGAACGGCCCCACGACGCTGTTCACCAAGCCGACGACCAAAGCCGGTGTGCCGCACGTCATCGCGCCGCAAATTGTGCTCGACCGGATGGTTACGGTTCGTATCCACCTCGACGATATGACACCCGAAAACGGACCGCTCCGGGTGATCCCCGGTTCGCACCGTTTCTACAGCCAAACCAACGACGAGCCACGCGATTCGGTGACACTCGAATGTCGTGCGGGGGACGTGTTGCTGATGCGCCCGCTCGTCACACACGCAAGCGGGCACAGTAAGGTCGACGCCGGCTTGCACCGGCGCGTCGTTCACCTCGAATGTGCCGCGGACGCTGTGCTGCCAGACGGGTACGAATGGAAATGGTACTCGCGGCTTTGCCCCTCGAAGCCCGAGTGA